A single window of uncultured Pseudodesulfovibrio sp. DNA harbors:
- a CDS encoding amidohydrolase family protein, with translation MQIIDFRFRPNTQATIDGFTNSTMFKGMFAKIDLTHLVAQEVPEVVEMIKKQNVVKAVITGRDCSMTYDAAANNEGVISFVKDFPEIFLGFMGVDPHKGMDGIYELTRQITEEGMHGAAIDPYLAKIFVNDAKYYPIYSKCCELDIPIVVATGPGTLVPGAVMEHSAPRYIDYVARDFPQLKIIISHGGYPWVEEAIMVTERNENVYMELSEYERHPGGESYVKAAINLIGDKLLFASAHPGADIRDAIAMYKEFGLSQEIMEQIMYKNAEKVLGL, from the coding sequence GTGCAAATAATTGATTTTCGTTTTCGTCCTAACACTCAGGCTACCATTGACGGTTTCACCAATAGCACCATGTTCAAAGGCATGTTTGCCAAAATCGACTTAACTCATCTCGTGGCACAGGAAGTCCCGGAAGTTGTCGAAATGATCAAAAAACAAAACGTCGTAAAGGCCGTCATTACTGGTCGCGATTGTTCCATGACCTACGATGCCGCTGCTAACAACGAAGGCGTCATCTCTTTTGTAAAAGACTTCCCGGAAATCTTTCTTGGCTTCATGGGCGTTGACCCTCACAAAGGAATGGACGGCATTTATGAATTGACGCGCCAGATTACTGAAGAAGGAATGCACGGTGCGGCCATCGACCCGTATCTGGCAAAGATTTTTGTCAATGACGCCAAGTACTACCCAATTTACAGCAAATGCTGCGAGTTGGATATTCCCATTGTTGTTGCCACAGGACCGGGAACATTGGTTCCTGGTGCCGTTATGGAACACTCTGCTCCGCGTTACATCGACTATGTCGCTCGTGACTTCCCGCAATTGAAGATCATCATCAGTCATGGCGGATATCCTTGGGTTGAAGAGGCAATCATGGTCACGGAACGCAACGAGAACGTGTACATGGAGTTATCCGAGTATGAGCGCCACCCCGGCGGAGAATCATACGTAAAAGCCGCTATCAACTTAATCGGTGACAAACTCCTCTTTGCAAGTGCTCACCCCGGCGCAGACATTCGTGACGCTATCGCCATGTACAAAGAGTTTGGACTTTCCCAAGAAATCATGGAGCAGATCATGTATAAAAATGCGGAAAAGGTTCTCGGACTCTAA